One Gemmatimonadaceae bacterium DNA segment encodes these proteins:
- a CDS encoding sce7725 family protein, whose product MYLPYVRGRQYELLALRNSHPLLQQWPDILPLVEPVNASPSACLRAATELTTAGCRIAIITNPVANSRAGVVHDVLQHATCPAALRSHASVVPSLLVLTGTTVQHVQTFFTLYAGRELCIVHREVPIDPSVTTTLINLAQGHLHAGHVATHVITDQTPTQLRLALPTTSLVLLRDGFQRQPHNAAYPPASFFGDLHRTYRAQGYAGWGDFLTVGDVFTTGGGMPLAVVIHLTALQASSSDAWIRHFISSSNATTANPAGKFLQAAARVASYAATDAAFAGTAACRELLGYHATPHFPGLGKLKELSIRHHLQMMGAFA is encoded by the coding sequence ATGTATCTGCCCTACGTGCGTGGGCGCCAGTATGAGCTGCTTGCGCTCCGCAATTCCCACCCGCTCCTCCAGCAGTGGCCAGACATCCTGCCGCTGGTTGAGCCCGTCAATGCAAGTCCGTCCGCATGTCTTCGCGCGGCCACCGAGCTCACGACCGCCGGGTGCCGGATCGCCATCATCACGAATCCCGTCGCCAACAGTCGCGCGGGCGTCGTCCACGATGTGTTGCAGCACGCCACGTGTCCGGCGGCACTGCGGAGCCATGCGAGTGTGGTTCCCAGTTTACTCGTCCTGACGGGGACCACGGTGCAGCACGTGCAGACATTTTTCACTCTGTACGCCGGCCGTGAACTCTGCATCGTTCATCGCGAAGTACCCATCGATCCGAGCGTCACGACGACGCTGATTAACCTCGCACAGGGGCATCTGCACGCTGGGCACGTGGCGACACACGTGATCACGGACCAGACGCCCACGCAGCTGCGGCTCGCACTGCCGACGACCTCGCTGGTCCTCCTGCGTGATGGTTTTCAGCGGCAGCCGCACAATGCCGCGTATCCTCCCGCATCGTTCTTCGGGGACCTCCATCGCACGTACCGGGCGCAAGGCTATGCCGGCTGGGGTGACTTCCTGACGGTAGGGGACGTGTTTACCACGGGGGGCGGGATGCCCCTCGCCGTCGTCATTCACCTTACCGCGCTGCAGGCGAGCAGTTCGGACGCCTGGATTCGGCACTTCATCTCGTCGAGCAACGCTACCACCGCCAATCCCGCCGGCAAGTTTCTTCAGGCGGCGGCACGAGTCGCCAGCTACGCCGCCACGGATGCGGCGTTCGCAGGCACGGCCGCTTGCCGAGAGTTGCTCGGCTACCATGCAACGCCCCATTTCCCCGGGCTGGGCAAGCTGAAGGAACTCTCGATTCGGCATCATCTGCAGATGATGGGCGCATTCGCTTGA